A single region of the Lysinibacillus sp. B2A1 genome encodes:
- a CDS encoding nitroreductase family protein has product MSSTTPVKQIMQERKSVRKYNAKTKISRETIVQLLQDAISAPSSSNMQPWRFIVIDDKEIQKNINFFSFNQEQIETASAIIAVIGDIEMYVNAKEIYAKNAELGYMPEEIAKKLGQDALAMYGSASTKTLENIVHFDAGLVSMQIMLLAKEMGYDTVPMGGFDKTKFAEYMELPANEIPILLIAIGEAAAPAYGSSRLPIDRIVRFNK; this is encoded by the coding sequence ATGTCGTCAACTACACCAGTAAAACAGATTATGCAGGAGCGTAAATCGGTTCGTAAATACAATGCTAAAACTAAAATATCTCGTGAAACAATAGTGCAGCTACTACAAGATGCTATTTCAGCTCCTTCTTCGAGTAATATGCAACCATGGCGATTTATTGTCATTGATGATAAGGAAATTCAAAAGAACATTAATTTCTTTTCATTTAACCAAGAGCAAATAGAAACAGCCTCTGCCATTATCGCTGTCATTGGAGATATTGAAATGTATGTAAATGCTAAGGAGATTTATGCAAAAAATGCGGAGCTAGGCTATATGCCAGAAGAAATTGCCAAAAAACTTGGACAAGACGCATTAGCAATGTACGGTTCAGCTTCAACAAAAACATTAGAAAACATAGTACATTTTGATGCTGGCTTAGTATCGATGCAGATAATGTTATTGGCGAAAGAAATGGGTTATGATACAGTTCCGATGGGTGGGTTTGATAAAACGAAATTCGCTGAATATATGGAATTACCTGCAAACGAAATACCAATATTATTAATAGCAATTGGTGAAGCAGCAGCTCCAGCTTATGGTTCTTCTCGTCTTCCAATTGATCGCATTGTAAGATTCAATAAATGA
- a CDS encoding AsnC family transcriptional regulator codes for MKIDEIDHKIIEELSKNSRLSMSELGRRINLSSPSVTERVRQMESFGVIKKYTLEIDYEKLGFPIQCIIEATVKNGDYKSFKNFIEGLPNVEFCYRIAGNACYMLKLQFATIAKAEKFIDAVNPYASTVTHFIFSQIQTTLRID; via the coding sequence ATGAAAATCGATGAAATTGATCATAAAATTATAGAGGAATTAAGCAAGAATAGTCGTCTGTCAATGAGTGAGCTTGGGAGAAGAATCAACCTTTCTTCCCCCTCAGTGACCGAAAGGGTAAGACAGATGGAGTCATTTGGTGTAATAAAAAAATATACGTTGGAAATTGATTATGAAAAATTAGGATTTCCCATTCAATGTATAATTGAAGCAACTGTTAAAAACGGAGATTATAAATCATTTAAAAATTTTATAGAGGGACTTCCAAATGTAGAGTTTTGTTACCGTATAGCTGGTAATGCTTGTTATATGCTTAAATTGCAATTTGCAACTATTGCAAAAGCAGAAAAGTTTATTGATGCTGTGAATCCGTATGCATCCACCGTAACACATTTCATTTTTTCTCAAATTCAAACAACATTAAGAATTGATTGA
- a CDS encoding putative metal-dependent hydrolase: MDVRYPIGKLQVPEKVTFENIHEWLKKIETYTTRLRETVGSLNEEKLSSTYREGGWTVRQLVHHIADSQLNMYQRLKLALTDENPIVPAFDEEKWAIQSDTMLPVEPSIKMLEGINERIVFLGNNLTEVQLDRIFTHQTNGKITVATKMAKLAWHEEHHLAHIQIALSQ; this comes from the coding sequence ATGGATGTAAGATACCCAATTGGCAAACTACAAGTTCCTGAAAAAGTAACATTTGAAAATATACATGAATGGCTAAAGAAAATCGAAACTTACACGACTCGATTAAGAGAAACAGTGGGCTCATTAAATGAAGAGAAATTAAGCAGTACTTATCGTGAGGGTGGCTGGACAGTTCGTCAACTTGTTCATCACATTGCAGATTCCCAGTTAAACATGTATCAACGTTTGAAGCTAGCTTTAACAGATGAGAATCCAATAGTACCAGCTTTTGATGAAGAAAAGTGGGCGATTCAATCAGATACAATGCTTCCTGTAGAACCCTCAATTAAAATGCTAGAAGGTATAAATGAGCGTATCGTTTTTTTAGGAAATAATTTAACTGAAGTTCAATTAGATCGAATCTTTACTCACCAGACAAACGGTAAAATAACAGTTGCAACAAAAATGGCAAAGCTAGCTTGGCACGAAGAGCATCACTTAGCCCACATACAAATCGCATTATCGCAATAA
- a CDS encoding 23S rRNA (adenine(2503)-C(8))-methyltransferase Cfr, whose amino-acid sequence MQLKQSNKYIRINDFLMEHNYPNFRMKQILNAIFKERIDKFNEMNVLPKSLREDLVKEFGESILDITPLKEQHSEQVSKVLFGIAGDEKIETVNMKYKAGWESFCISSQCGCNFGCKFCATGDIGLKRNLTSDEITDQILYFHLKGHSIDSISFMGMGEALANVQVFDALKVLTNPELFALSPRRLSISTIGIIPGIQKMTQNYPQVNLTFSLHSPFNEQGSKLMPINERYPLLDVMDSLDEHIRMTSRKVYIAYIILPGVNDSIEHAKEVVNLLRSRFKRGNLFHVNIIRYNPTVSSPVKFEGVNENQVVNFYKELKSAGINVTIRSQFGIDIDAACGQLYGNYQKNMKQR is encoded by the coding sequence ATGCAATTAAAACAAAGCAATAAGTATATAAGAATAAACGATTTCTTAATGGAACATAATTACCCTAATTTTAGAATGAAGCAAATACTGAATGCCATTTTTAAAGAAAGAATAGATAAGTTCAATGAAATGAATGTACTGCCTAAATCGTTGAGAGAGGATTTAGTTAAAGAATTTGGAGAGTCTATTTTAGATATTACTCCTCTAAAGGAACAACATTCTGAGCAAGTTTCAAAAGTCTTATTTGGAATTGCAGGAGACGAAAAAATAGAAACGGTAAATATGAAATATAAAGCTGGTTGGGAGTCATTTTGTATATCCTCGCAGTGCGGTTGTAACTTTGGTTGTAAATTTTGTGCAACTGGAGATATAGGTTTAAAACGAAACTTAACATCAGATGAAATTACTGACCAAATTTTGTATTTTCACTTAAAAGGACATTCAATTGATAGTATTTCTTTTATGGGAATGGGAGAAGCATTAGCTAATGTACAAGTTTTTGATGCTTTAAAAGTACTGACAAATCCTGAGTTGTTTGCCTTAAGTCCTCGTAGATTATCAATTTCGACTATTGGCATTATTCCAGGCATTCAAAAAATGACCCAAAACTATCCACAGGTCAATCTAACTTTTTCATTACATTCACCTTTTAATGAGCAGGGAAGCAAGCTAATGCCAATTAATGAACGCTACCCATTATTGGATGTCATGGATTCATTAGATGAGCATATACGTATGACCTCAAGAAAAGTTTACATTGCTTATATTATATTGCCAGGTGTGAATGATTCTATTGAACATGCAAAAGAAGTAGTAAACCTTTTAAGAAGTAGATTTAAGAGAGGGAATTTATTCCATGTGAACATCATCAGGTATAACCCAACTGTTAGTTCACCTGTGAAGTTTGAGGGAGTAAATGAAAATCAAGTTGTAAACTTCTATAAAGAATTAAAGTCAGCAGGAATTAACGTTACCATTAGAAGTCAATTTGGCATTGATATAGATGCTGCTTGCGGGCAGTTGTATGGAAACTATCAAAAAAATATGAAACAAAGGTGA
- a CDS encoding acetyl-CoA hydrolase: MQKDLSQFIRSKPFLDKVVSVEEAASWIEDGMNLGMSGFTLFGEPKEFPLALSKRGKQDNFKVNLYTGASLGPTADQSMAEAEIINLRVPYQGNSVMRGKINKSEIYYIDQHLSHTAEEVRKGTLGKIDYAIIEAAGITEEGYIIPTGSVGNSPIFVEQAENVIIEINTTAPKAYEGLHDIFVQKEQGERSEIPIYKVSDRIGEIGIKVDPEKVKGIVLSEQPDVPSPLFEPNEETQQIANHLLNFLAGEVAAGKLPESLAPLQSGVGSVANAVLNGMKNSQFKDLEVFSEVLQDGVFDLIDAGIVKFAAGTAFSLSKKRVDSLAADLEKYKDKIMFRPQEISNNPEIIRRLGVISFNTAIEVDIYGNVNSTHINGTKIMNGIGGSGDFARNARITIFVTSSLAKDGAISTIVPFVSHIDHTEHDVDVIVTEQGYADLRGLPPVKRAEKLIEIAHPKYRPQLRAYFEEAKEKVGGQTPHILQKAFSFHTNLIEKGTMLMEEKEVTN; encoded by the coding sequence ATGCAAAAAGATTTAAGCCAATTCATTAGAAGTAAACCATTTTTGGACAAAGTTGTTTCAGTTGAGGAAGCAGCTTCTTGGATTGAAGACGGAATGAACCTTGGGATGAGTGGATTTACACTATTTGGTGAGCCAAAAGAATTTCCACTTGCACTTTCTAAGCGTGGTAAGCAAGATAACTTTAAAGTCAACTTATATACTGGTGCTTCATTAGGGCCAACTGCTGACCAATCAATGGCTGAGGCAGAAATCATTAACTTACGTGTTCCCTACCAAGGAAACTCTGTAATGCGTGGGAAAATCAACAAAAGTGAAATATACTACATTGACCAGCATTTATCACATACAGCGGAAGAAGTAAGAAAAGGAACATTAGGAAAAATTGATTATGCCATTATCGAAGCAGCTGGAATTACTGAAGAAGGTTATATTATTCCAACCGGCTCTGTAGGAAATTCACCAATTTTTGTAGAACAAGCTGAAAACGTTATCATTGAAATCAACACTACGGCACCTAAAGCATACGAAGGCCTTCATGATATCTTTGTACAGAAAGAGCAAGGTGAGCGTAGCGAAATTCCAATTTACAAAGTTTCAGATCGAATTGGAGAAATTGGCATCAAAGTTGATCCTGAAAAAGTAAAAGGAATTGTTTTATCAGAGCAACCTGATGTTCCTTCACCATTATTCGAGCCAAACGAAGAAACACAGCAAATTGCCAATCACTTATTAAACTTTTTAGCAGGTGAAGTAGCAGCAGGAAAATTGCCAGAATCATTAGCTCCATTACAATCTGGGGTAGGGTCTGTTGCGAATGCCGTTTTAAATGGTATGAAAAATTCTCAATTTAAAGATCTAGAAGTGTTTTCTGAAGTATTACAAGATGGTGTCTTTGATTTAATTGACGCTGGTATCGTTAAATTTGCAGCTGGTACTGCATTCTCACTTTCGAAAAAGCGTGTTGATTCATTAGCAGCAGATTTAGAGAAATACAAAGATAAAATTATGTTTAGACCTCAGGAAATTTCGAACAATCCAGAAATTATTCGTCGTTTAGGCGTGATCTCTTTTAACACTGCAATAGAAGTAGATATTTACGGAAACGTCAATTCAACACACATTAACGGTACAAAAATTATGAATGGTATTGGTGGATCTGGGGACTTTGCTAGGAATGCTAGAATTACTATCTTTGTAACGTCTTCACTAGCAAAAGATGGAGCGATTTCAACGATTGTACCTTTCGTATCGCATATTGACCATACAGAGCATGATGTGGATGTGATTGTGACAGAACAGGGATATGCTGATCTTCGTGGACTTCCACCAGTAAAGAGAGCGGAAAAGCTTATCGAAATCGCACACCCTAAGTATAGACCGCAATTACGTGCTTACTTTGAAGAAGCGAAAGAGAAAGTTGGCGGCCAAACACCACATATTCTACAAAAAGCTTTCTCTTTCCATACAAACCTAATAGAAAAAGGAACTATGTTAATGGAAGAGAAAGAAGTAACAAATTAA
- a CDS encoding organic hydroperoxide resistance protein has translation MKELYSTTMINNGGRSGTSYAEDQSLSLKIAPPGSKLDNVTNPEQLFAAGYSACFNSALDLIKRQKKLKNSSTIKATVKLMEQAAFDYVLAVVIEGHIEGLALEEAQELLELTHTVCPYSKATMGNINVTIKAV, from the coding sequence ATGAAAGAATTATATTCAACTACGATGATTAATAATGGTGGGCGTAGTGGCACATCATATGCAGAGGATCAATCGCTATCTTTAAAAATTGCACCACCTGGCTCAAAATTAGACAATGTTACAAACCCAGAACAATTATTTGCTGCTGGTTATAGTGCCTGCTTTAATAGTGCATTAGATTTAATTAAACGCCAGAAAAAACTTAAAAATTCATCAACGATTAAAGCAACAGTTAAATTAATGGAACAAGCTGCTTTTGATTATGTGCTTGCTGTTGTTATCGAAGGACATATTGAAGGATTAGCCTTGGAAGAAGCACAGGAATTATTAGAGTTAACTCATACTGTTTGTCCATATTCAAAAGCAACAATGGGAAATATTAATGTAACAATTAAAGCTGTTTAA
- a CDS encoding GNAT family N-acetyltransferase: protein MNWHVKEFNQLTTKELYEILKVRAEVFVVEQQCIFQDLDSKDEVSYHLFIEDNSEIVAYLRILPPNISYSEAAIGRVLTKAEHRKKGISRKLVQNAINFVTDSLGEQTIRISAQAYLLKFYNDLGFESVSEVYLEDGIEHIEMLYKKM, encoded by the coding sequence ATGAATTGGCACGTAAAAGAATTTAATCAATTAACTACAAAAGAATTATATGAAATATTAAAAGTAAGAGCAGAAGTATTTGTAGTCGAGCAGCAATGTATATTCCAAGATTTAGATTCAAAAGATGAAGTATCCTATCATCTGTTTATTGAAGATAATTCTGAAATAGTAGCATATTTAAGAATTTTACCTCCAAATATTTCATACTCAGAAGCAGCGATTGGCAGAGTTCTCACTAAAGCAGAACATCGAAAGAAAGGCATTTCTAGGAAATTGGTTCAAAATGCTATAAACTTTGTGACAGATAGTTTGGGAGAACAAACTATTAGAATTTCTGCACAGGCCTATTTGTTGAAATTTTACAATGATTTAGGATTTGAGTCAGTGTCAGAAGTATACTTGGAGGATGGTATAGAGCACATTGAAATGTTGTATAAGAAAATGTAG
- a CDS encoding 4Fe-4S ferredoxin yields the protein MAFVITELCRDEKAAVCLDVCPVNCIVMTDTQYVINPDICIDCGACELVCPVEAIYFEDDLPTEYNSATLLALNHFRN from the coding sequence ATGGCTTTTGTAATTACAGAATTATGTAGGGATGAAAAAGCAGCTGTCTGTTTGGATGTTTGTCCTGTAAATTGCATTGTTATGACAGATACCCAATATGTAATTAATCCTGATATTTGCATTGATTGCGGTGCTTGTGAATTAGTTTGTCCAGTAGAGGCTATTTATTTTGAGGACGATTTGCCTACTGAATATAATTCGGCAACCCTATTAGCACTTAATCATTTTCGAAACTAA
- a CDS encoding MarR family transcriptional regulator, with protein MPNHLDNQLCFLLYATSKEIIRHYTILLKPYDLTYTGYITLLALEENEQITVKELGQRLFLDSGTLTPLLKKLEAKGYICRERSRNDERQMQIYLTQEGSNVRRKLPEVSRQVMRQSNISEQQFIQLKNVLQDIIYNDWKIKDEN; from the coding sequence ATGCCTAATCATTTAGATAATCAACTGTGCTTTCTTTTGTATGCTACATCAAAAGAAATCATTCGACATTACACAATATTATTGAAGCCCTATGATCTAACTTATACAGGTTATATCACCTTACTAGCTTTAGAAGAAAACGAACAAATAACTGTGAAAGAGTTGGGACAACGTTTATTTTTAGATTCAGGTACATTAACACCGTTACTAAAAAAGTTAGAGGCAAAGGGTTACATTTGCCGTGAGCGTTCCAGGAATGACGAACGACAAATGCAAATTTATTTAACACAGGAAGGAAGTAATGTTCGTCGTAAGCTCCCTGAAGTGTCTCGTCAAGTAATGAGGCAATCAAATATCTCTGAGCAGCAATTTATACAACTGAAAAATGTTCTTCAGGATATCATATACAACGATTGGAAAATAAAAGATGAAAATTAG
- a CDS encoding 50S ribosomal protein L3, which translates to MIKGILGRKIGMSQVFSDSGDPIVVTVVEVEENVVLQKKTLESDGYNAIQIGFSDKKNPNKAEIGRSQKANTTPKRYVKEIRGASLEVGKRIRADIFQEGDIVDVTGISKGKGFQGVIKRHGLSGGPASHGSRFHRAPGSIGVIAKNDGMKVFKGKKMPGRMGGKQTTIQNLTIIKVDSERNLLLIKGNIPGAKKSFVIIETAIKKLNEKW; encoded by the coding sequence ATGATAAAAGGAATCTTAGGAAGAAAAATAGGCATGTCTCAAGTGTTCAGTGATAGTGGTGATCCCATAGTTGTGACAGTTGTTGAAGTTGAAGAAAATGTGGTGTTACAGAAGAAAACGTTGGAAAGTGATGGATACAATGCTATTCAAATTGGTTTTTCTGATAAGAAGAATCCAAACAAGGCGGAAATCGGTAGAAGTCAAAAAGCAAATACTACTCCTAAGAGATATGTTAAAGAAATTCGTGGAGCATCATTAGAAGTTGGCAAACGAATAAGGGCAGATATATTCCAAGAAGGTGACATTGTAGATGTTACTGGTATATCTAAAGGAAAAGGATTTCAGGGTGTCATTAAAAGACATGGATTAAGTGGAGGTCCTGCATCTCACGGTTCAAGATTCCACCGGGCTCCTGGCTCCATTGGTGTAATCGCTAAAAATGATGGCATGAAAGTGTTCAAAGGAAAAAAAATGCCCGGACGTATGGGTGGAAAACAGACAACTATTCAAAATCTTACAATTATAAAGGTTGATAGTGAACGTAATTTGTTATTAATTAAAGGAAATATTCCCGGAGCTAAAAAGTCGTTTGTAATAATAGAAACTGCCATAAAAAAATTGAATGAAAAATGGTGA
- a CDS encoding alpha/beta hydrolase — MKLKEEVMKMRMGKPLIFMLKAIGVIAIATVLFLAIVFIVNIVCNKFEQGKIDIYGQPVTVDGKDMNVFIQGEGEETIVLLPGYGTAAPALDFKPLVDELSPFYKVVVIEPFGYGLSDLTEKERSTANIVSEIHEALQRLHIERYTLMGHSISGLYGLDYVNKYPNEVSAFVGLDSSVPTISEKKIDSSIIRTIKLLKKSGLARLQVKLGDDPYAVLPYDDKTKEQMRILKHKNMYNPSQLNEAEIMYENFRAAENLSFPKNLPVIFFIQENHPVTDRWIPEHQKQIKDSEHGKVMTFEGDHYLYRTKAKEIVENFRAYMDEIK, encoded by the coding sequence GTGAAACTAAAAGAAGAGGTAATGAAAATGAGGATGGGTAAACCACTCATCTTTATGCTTAAAGCAATAGGAGTTATAGCTATTGCAACAGTACTTTTTCTGGCCATTGTTTTTATTGTTAATATTGTCTGTAACAAATTCGAGCAAGGAAAAATAGATATTTATGGTCAGCCTGTAACTGTAGACGGGAAGGATATGAATGTCTTCATTCAAGGAGAAGGCGAAGAAACCATCGTGCTTTTACCTGGTTATGGAACAGCAGCACCAGCACTTGATTTTAAACCACTAGTAGATGAATTATCTCCATTTTACAAAGTTGTTGTAATTGAGCCCTTTGGTTATGGATTAAGTGATCTAACTGAAAAGGAACGAAGCACAGCGAATATTGTCAGTGAAATACATGAAGCTTTACAACGTCTTCATATTGAACGGTATACTCTAATGGGCCATTCCATTTCAGGCCTTTATGGACTAGATTATGTGAATAAATATCCAAACGAAGTGAGTGCATTTGTCGGGCTAGATAGCAGTGTTCCAACGATAAGTGAGAAAAAAATTGATTCTTCCATAATAAGAACTATAAAACTACTTAAAAAATCGGGTTTAGCAAGATTGCAGGTGAAGCTAGGTGATGACCCATACGCGGTACTACCCTATGATGATAAAACAAAAGAACAAATGAGAATTCTTAAGCACAAAAACATGTATAATCCTAGCCAGTTAAATGAAGCTGAAATTATGTATGAAAATTTTAGAGCAGCTGAAAATTTATCATTCCCAAAAAATCTTCCTGTTATATTCTTTATACAAGAGAATCACCCAGTAACTGACAGATGGATACCAGAGCATCAAAAACAAATAAAAGATTCTGAACATGGGAAAGTGATGACATTTGAAGGAGATCATTATTTATATCGTACCAAAGCAAAAGAAATTGTAGAAAATTTCAGGGCGTATATGGATGAAATAAAATAA
- a CDS encoding TetR/AcrR family transcriptional regulator: MAKGPKGFSDEEKVELRIKLCTECERSWALHGYKKTSIGELTAKIGISTGSFYLLYSAKEDLFCDTLERVQNRLKSNLQEIINSERGKAGFISAMKWHFKEFDKSPFLYDLGTPDFLAFLNKIPKDRIEKLHFDSETFFYDTIDLAGLRLKVEKEKAYAVISSMLFLVTLKDKLAYDRFEVFEFLLNSTIDTIFE; encoded by the coding sequence ATGGCAAAAGGACCAAAAGGCTTTTCTGATGAAGAAAAAGTTGAGCTAAGAATAAAGCTTTGTACTGAATGTGAGCGGAGTTGGGCATTACATGGTTACAAGAAAACAAGTATTGGTGAATTAACAGCAAAAATAGGAATATCAACAGGATCATTTTATTTATTGTATTCGGCTAAAGAGGATTTGTTTTGCGACACCTTAGAGCGCGTGCAAAATAGGTTAAAAAGCAATTTGCAAGAAATTATTAATAGTGAAAGGGGCAAAGCTGGTTTTATTAGTGCCATGAAATGGCATTTTAAAGAATTTGATAAATCACCATTTCTATATGATCTGGGAACTCCAGATTTCTTAGCCTTTTTAAACAAAATACCTAAAGACCGTATCGAAAAACTACACTTTGATAGCGAAACTTTTTTCTACGATACCATTGATCTTGCAGGACTCAGACTGAAAGTTGAAAAAGAAAAAGCATATGCTGTTATAAGTTCGATGCTATTTTTAGTGACATTGAAAGATAAACTTGCTTATGACCGTTTTGAAGTATTTGAATTTCTATTAAATAGTACGATAGATACAATTTTTGAATAA
- a CDS encoding alkylhydroperoxidase: protein MARINESAFGNTPFQRLLGHNKEIMEAWSYLGKVLERDGLLSSQLKEQVRRTLAQKNGCEYCKAKGKPEPYMFNEKISVAVGFAEVFLQQKGDISNSSFEILQEFFSEAEISELCAFITFTTAQQYFGAILSLEPSLEGGEQ, encoded by the coding sequence ATGGCAAGAATTAATGAATCAGCTTTTGGGAATACGCCTTTTCAGAGGTTATTAGGACACAATAAAGAAATTATGGAAGCATGGTCATATTTAGGAAAGGTGTTAGAAAGAGATGGACTTTTATCATCACAGTTAAAAGAACAGGTTAGAAGAACATTAGCGCAAAAAAATGGTTGTGAGTATTGTAAAGCAAAAGGGAAACCAGAGCCATATATGTTTAATGAAAAAATATCTGTTGCTGTAGGCTTTGCAGAGGTTTTTTTACAGCAAAAAGGAGATATCTCAAATTCTTCTTTTGAAATATTACAGGAATTTTTTTCAGAAGCAGAAATAAGTGAGCTTTGTGCGTTTATTACTTTTACTACAGCTCAACAGTATTTTGGGGCAATTTTATCTTTAGAGCCAAGCTTGGAGGGAGGGGAACAATGA
- a CDS encoding 23S rRNA (adenine(2503)-C(8))-methyltransferase Cfr, with amino-acid sequence MQLKQSNKYIRINDFLNEHNYPNFRKKQILNAIFKERIDKFNEMNVLPKSLREKLVKEFGESILDVTPLKEQHSEQVSKVLFGIAGDEKIETVNMKYKAGWESFCISSQCGCNFGCKFCATGDIGLKRNLTSDEITDQILYFHLKGHSIDSISFMGMGEALANVQVYDALNVLTNSELFALSPRRISISIIGIIPGIEKMTQNYPQINLTFSLHSPYNEQRSKLMPINERYPLLDVMDTLDEHIRMTSRKVYIAYIILPGVNDSIDHAKEVVKLLRGRYKRGNLFHVNIIRYNPTVSSPMRFEEVNENHVVNFYKELKSAGINVTIRSQFGIDIDAACGQLYGNYQKNNN; translated from the coding sequence ATGCAATTAAAACAAAGCAATAAGTATATAAGAATAAACGATTTCTTAAATGAACATAATTACCCTAATTTTAGAAAGAAACAAATATTGAATGCCATTTTTAAAGAAAGAATAGATAAGTTCAATGAAATGAATGTGCTTCCTAAATCGTTGAGAGAGAAATTAGTTAAAGAATTTGGAGAGTCTATTTTAGATGTTACTCCTTTAAAGGAACAACATTCTGAGCAAGTTTCAAAAGTCTTATTTGGAATTGCAGGAGATGAAAAAATAGAAACGGTAAATATGAAATATAAAGCTGGTTGGGAGTCATTTTGTATATCCTCGCAGTGCGGTTGTAATTTTGGTTGTAAATTTTGTGCAACTGGAGATATAGGTTTAAAACGCAACTTAACATCAGATGAAATTACTGACCAAATTTTGTATTTTCACTTAAAGGGACATTCAATTGATAGTATTTCTTTTATGGGAATGGGAGAAGCATTAGCTAATGTACAAGTTTATGATGCTTTAAATGTACTGACAAATTCTGAGTTGTTTGCCTTAAGTCCTCGTAGAATATCGATATCGATTATAGGCATTATTCCGGGTATTGAAAAAATGACCCAAAACTATCCGCAGATCAATCTAACGTTTTCATTACATTCTCCTTATAATGAACAGCGGAGCAAGCTAATGCCAATTAATGAACGCTACCCATTATTGGATGTAATGGATACATTAGATGAGCATATACGTATGACCTCAAGAAAAGTTTACATTGCTTATATTATATTACCAGGAGTAAATGATTCTATTGACCATGCAAAAGAAGTAGTAAAACTTTTAAGAGGTAGATATAAGAGAGGGAACCTATTCCATGTAAACATCATTAGGTATAACCCAACTGTTAGTTCACCTATGAGGTTTGAAGAAGTAAATGAGAATCATGTTGTAAACTTCTATAAAGAATTAAAGTCAGCAGGAATTAACGTTACCATTAGAAGTCAATTTGGTATTGATATAGATGCTGCTTGCGGGCAGTTATATGGAAACTATCAAAAAAACAATAATTAA
- a CDS encoding spermidine acetyltransferase: protein MICLRLIDQNNWEECIKLKLKQEQQGFIASNLYSIAESKIFPYLKIKSIYFSEELVGFAMYGIDSDDGNYWIYRFMIDERFQGRGYGKSALKLIIQDIANSNDCTDVIWLGYQPENEQGRRLYASVGFEEVGIAPWGEMLAKFSFPSGN from the coding sequence TTGATTTGTTTAAGATTAATTGATCAAAATAATTGGGAAGAGTGCATTAAACTAAAGTTAAAACAGGAACAGCAAGGTTTTATAGCTTCAAATTTGTATTCAATTGCAGAGAGTAAAATATTTCCATATTTAAAGATAAAATCTATTTATTTCAGTGAAGAGCTAGTTGGTTTTGCAATGTATGGAATAGATTCAGATGATGGAAACTACTGGATTTATAGATTTATGATTGATGAACGTTTTCAAGGACGGGGATATGGAAAGAGTGCACTGAAATTAATTATTCAGGATATAGCAAATAGTAATGATTGCACGGACGTTATATGGCTTGGGTATCAGCCGGAAAATGAACAGGGAAGAAGACTATATGCAAGTGTAGGTTTTGAAGAAGTAGGAATAGCTCCATGGGGTGAAATGTTAGCCAAATTTAGCTTTCCTAGTGGAAACTGA